Proteins found in one Lysinibacillus fusiformis genomic segment:
- a CDS encoding alpha-hydroxy acid oxidase produces MTNTTDGDLLLKNITAQAPFPICFADLEKVVAKKIEAGPFGYIRSGAGGEQTLRNNRAAFEKYSIVPRFLNDVSNVDTSIHLFGKTYPTPLLFAPVGMNGMVHDDGELAVARAAQNLNIPYIQSTVSTYALEEVAQAAPSATKWFQLYWSTNEEIAFSMAARAEAAGFEAIVLTVDTVMLGWREEDVRNQFSPLKLGYARGNYMNDPVFTATLPDDSFESYVQGVLQNVFHPTLNWAHVRELKKRTNLPILLKGILHPEDAKLAIDNGIDGIIVSNHGGRQLDGVIGSLDALPAIAKAVNGQIPIILDSGVYRGMDALKALALGADAVAIGRPFVYGLALEGQQGVEKVMTNLYDELKVSIALAGATSVKGLRNITLVKQDGTEVK; encoded by the coding sequence ATGACAAACACAACTGATGGTGATCTACTCTTAAAAAATATCACTGCACAAGCCCCCTTCCCCATTTGCTTTGCAGATTTAGAAAAGGTCGTAGCGAAAAAAATCGAAGCTGGGCCTTTTGGCTACATCCGTTCAGGTGCTGGTGGTGAACAAACACTGCGCAATAATCGTGCAGCATTTGAGAAGTATTCCATTGTTCCCCGCTTTTTAAATGATGTGTCAAACGTTGATACATCAATTCATTTGTTTGGTAAAACATATCCAACTCCTTTACTCTTTGCTCCTGTTGGCATGAACGGAATGGTTCACGATGATGGCGAGCTTGCCGTTGCACGTGCCGCCCAGAATTTAAATATCCCTTATATTCAAAGCACTGTTTCCACTTATGCTCTTGAAGAAGTTGCTCAAGCTGCTCCTTCTGCAACAAAGTGGTTTCAATTATATTGGTCTACTAATGAAGAAATTGCTTTTAGTATGGCTGCACGTGCGGAGGCAGCGGGATTTGAAGCAATCGTTTTAACTGTCGATACCGTAATGCTTGGCTGGCGCGAAGAAGATGTCCGCAATCAATTTTCACCATTGAAGCTAGGCTATGCACGAGGCAATTATATGAATGATCCCGTTTTTACTGCCACTTTACCTGATGATTCATTTGAGTCCTATGTACAAGGTGTCTTGCAAAATGTCTTCCACCCAACACTTAATTGGGCGCATGTTCGAGAATTAAAAAAACGTACAAACCTTCCTATACTATTGAAGGGAATATTACATCCTGAAGATGCGAAGCTAGCTATCGACAATGGTATTGATGGCATTATTGTATCAAACCATGGCGGCCGTCAATTAGATGGCGTTATTGGTTCACTTGATGCCCTTCCTGCTATTGCAAAAGCTGTGAATGGACAAATTCCTATTATATTAGATAGTGGTGTATATCGTGGCATGGATGCCTTAAAAGCACTTGCTTTAGGAGCGGATGCCGTTGCAATTGGACGTCCTTTCGTTTATGGGCTAGCTCTTGAAGGTCAACAAGGTGTCGAAAAGGTGATGACCAATCTTTATGATGAATTAAAGGTTTCCATCGCATTAGCAGGTGCCACCTCTGTTAAAGGATTACGCAACATCACATTAGTCAAACAGGATGGGACTGAGGTTAAATGA
- a CDS encoding PPC domain-containing DNA-binding protein produces the protein MSVRVNYGIGSFGRVISARLLIGTDIIEGIEALCEENHIESATIVSCIGSFQKSSFVYLVPDATAQIQVRFSDVVKKDGPLEFIQGSGVVCKRDGGYETHFHGSMSDQWGVVSGGHLIKGGNPVITADIVLAEVQGIQHIRKLDDETGHVQFYPLENGLGQPRKIEK, from the coding sequence ATGTCTGTGAGAGTTAATTATGGTATAGGTTCATTTGGTAGGGTTATTAGTGCTCGACTTCTAATAGGGACAGATATCATTGAGGGAATTGAGGCGCTCTGTGAAGAGAATCATATTGAGTCAGCAACGATTGTTAGCTGTATTGGTAGCTTTCAAAAAAGTAGCTTTGTATATTTAGTGCCAGATGCAACAGCTCAGATTCAAGTTCGTTTTAGTGATGTGGTTAAAAAAGATGGACCACTTGAATTTATTCAAGGCTCTGGTGTGGTGTGTAAGCGTGACGGGGGATATGAAACACATTTCCATGGTTCTATGAGCGATCAATGGGGTGTTGTGTCAGGTGGGCATTTAATAAAAGGGGGAAATCCTGTTATTACTGCTGACATAGTACTGGCTGAGGTACAAGGTATTCAACATATTCGAAAATTGGATGATGAAACAGGTCATGTTCAATTTTATCCATTAGAAAATGGTTTAGGGCAGCCAAGGAAAATCGAAAAATAA
- a CDS encoding methionine ABC transporter permease has product MSSIQSFFTDWSDVIGKAIIETFQMVGISLLFSILIGIPLGLLIVLTRPGQSFENKFFYQFFNLFINIVRSVPFIILLFFILPFTKLIVGTTIGVKGVIVPLVVYTAPYIARLMESALLEVDSGVVEAYTAMGIKRRHIIWHVLLREARPSIILGLTIATIGLIGATAMAGMVGAGGLGDLAYRYGHLRYEVDVMYATVFILIILVQSIQSIGNRFAAKLKKD; this is encoded by the coding sequence ATGAGTAGTATCCAAAGTTTCTTTACAGATTGGTCAGATGTTATTGGCAAAGCAATTATCGAAACATTTCAAATGGTCGGAATTTCATTGTTGTTCTCCATTCTAATTGGTATTCCATTAGGGCTATTAATCGTTTTAACACGACCAGGACAATCCTTTGAAAATAAATTTTTCTATCAGTTTTTTAATCTATTCATCAATATTGTCCGCTCTGTGCCATTTATCATTTTATTATTCTTCATCTTACCTTTTACCAAGTTAATTGTTGGTACAACAATTGGTGTTAAAGGTGTAATCGTTCCGTTAGTTGTTTACACAGCTCCTTATATTGCACGATTGATGGAATCTGCGCTTTTAGAAGTGGATTCAGGAGTGGTAGAAGCTTACACAGCCATGGGTATTAAACGTCGTCATATTATTTGGCATGTACTATTACGTGAAGCTCGTCCATCTATTATTTTAGGCTTAACGATTGCCACAATTGGATTAATTGGTGCAACGGCAATGGCAGGAATGGTTGGTGCTGGCGGATTAGGTGACCTTGCCTATCGTTATGGTCATTTACGCTATGAGGTTGATGTGATGTATGCAACTGTCTTTATCTTAATCATCCTTGTGCAAAGCATTCAATCTATCGGCAACCGCTTCGCTGCGAAATTGAAAAAAGATTAA
- a CDS encoding enoyl-CoA hydratase/isomerase family protein, translating to MTKEIYVEKNGYIATLVLNRPDKRNSLSRAMFQAIVDHLEQLRVDSSIKLLIVRGVNEVAFSSGADISEFLDIRYAADNAKAYNDLALKAIDALYKFPHPTIAMIQGLAIGGGLELANACDFRIATPKSKLGITAANIGIVYNLESTKRLINIVGVAKAKEILYTANIFTAEEGKNIGLITVLHEPENIEDATLQFAEHLLSKSSIANAGIKKIIQAIVDGENEESDELAQLVLDSFSSDDYNEGIQAFLNKRKPIFNK from the coding sequence ATGACAAAGGAAATTTATGTAGAGAAAAATGGCTATATTGCAACGTTAGTATTAAATCGCCCTGATAAACGAAATTCTTTATCAAGGGCAATGTTTCAAGCTATAGTAGACCATCTTGAACAACTACGTGTAGATTCTTCTATCAAGCTCTTAATTGTCCGAGGTGTCAATGAAGTAGCCTTTTCATCTGGTGCTGATATTAGCGAGTTTTTAGATATTCGTTATGCTGCAGACAATGCCAAAGCCTATAATGATTTGGCTTTAAAGGCGATCGATGCCCTCTATAAATTTCCGCATCCTACAATTGCTATGATTCAGGGCTTAGCAATTGGCGGCGGCTTAGAGTTAGCAAATGCTTGTGATTTTAGAATAGCAACACCTAAGAGTAAGCTGGGTATCACCGCTGCAAACATTGGTATTGTCTATAATTTAGAAAGCACGAAACGTCTCATCAATATTGTTGGTGTCGCTAAGGCAAAGGAAATTTTATACACAGCCAACATTTTTACAGCTGAAGAAGGCAAAAATATTGGTTTAATCACGGTCCTACATGAGCCAGAGAATATTGAAGATGCCACACTGCAATTCGCTGAACATCTATTAAGTAAATCATCCATTGCAAACGCAGGCATCAAAAAAATTATCCAGGCGATTGTAGATGGTGAAAATGAAGAAAGCGATGAGCTGGCACAGTTAGTTTTGGATTCATTTAGTTCAGACGATTATAACGAAGGTATTCAAGCCTTTTTAAATAAAAGAAAGCCTATTTTCAATAAATAA
- a CDS encoding methionine ABC transporter ATP-binding protein codes for MIQLQNISKEFKSKKGIIKAVDGINLHVKKGQIHGVIGYSGAGKSTLIRCVNLLERPTAGKVVIDNVDITTLSLHELRQTRQKIGMIFQHFNLLKTATVYNNIAVPLKLLGYKETEVKNRVAKYAEIVGLTDKLDSYPNQLSGGQKQRVAIARALAQEPEILLSDEATSALDPETTEAILELLLKINRELGITILLITHEMNVIQKICDEVSVLESGKVVEFGTAIELFAKPKHPTTRKFLNTISQRNLSPSLIEQLNVSGSVIRLTFLGESTGKPLLAEVTKVYDVQPNILTANIIELKNGIVGNIVVHLHGETQIVQKALTYFSENGVAVEELGGAFNE; via the coding sequence ATGATTCAATTACAAAATATCTCAAAAGAATTCAAGTCGAAAAAAGGCATCATTAAAGCTGTGGATGGGATCAATCTTCATGTAAAAAAGGGACAAATTCATGGTGTGATCGGCTATAGTGGTGCTGGTAAAAGTACACTCATTCGTTGTGTTAATCTACTAGAACGTCCTACAGCAGGAAAAGTAGTGATAGACAATGTAGACATTACGACCCTTTCTCTTCATGAATTACGTCAAACACGCCAAAAAATCGGGATGATTTTCCAGCACTTTAATCTATTAAAAACAGCAACAGTTTACAATAATATTGCCGTTCCCTTAAAGCTACTAGGCTATAAAGAGACGGAAGTAAAAAACCGTGTAGCTAAATATGCTGAAATTGTAGGCTTAACAGATAAACTAGATAGTTACCCAAATCAACTTTCAGGTGGTCAAAAACAACGTGTGGCTATTGCACGTGCCTTGGCACAGGAGCCAGAGATTTTACTTAGTGATGAAGCAACAAGTGCACTTGACCCTGAGACAACAGAAGCCATTCTTGAATTGTTGTTAAAAATTAACCGTGAATTAGGCATTACGATTCTGCTCATTACACATGAAATGAATGTGATTCAAAAAATTTGCGATGAGGTTTCTGTTCTAGAATCAGGGAAAGTTGTGGAATTCGGCACAGCTATAGAACTTTTTGCAAAACCGAAGCACCCTACAACGCGAAAGTTTTTAAATACAATTTCACAACGTAATTTATCCCCTTCTCTTATTGAGCAATTAAATGTTTCAGGTAGTGTAATCCGTTTAACATTCCTTGGCGAAAGCACTGGTAAGCCATTATTAGCAGAAGTCACTAAGGTATACGATGTGCAACCAAATATTTTAACGGCTAATATTATTGAATTAAAAAACGGCATTGTCGGCAATATTGTGGTGCATCTACATGGCGAGACGCAGATTGTTCAAAAGGCGCTAACTTATTTTTCGGAAAATGGCGTGGCAGTGGAAGAATTAGGAGGTGCGTTCAATGAGTAG
- a CDS encoding MetQ/NlpA family ABC transporter substrate-binding protein: MKKKNKFLVGLASLTLVAALAGCGSKEDSKGQAEAIDEKKIVVGVTSGPHEQIAEVAAKVAKEKGLEVELKSFSDYVLPNTSLAEGDLDANSYQHEPFLDTFNKDHDTDLVPVGKTILNPMGIYSEKYKSFDDIPDGATFGLPNDPTNGARALFVLQEAGYIKLKDGADLTASIRDVEENKKNLKFIELEAAQIPKQLSEVDVAAINTNFALEAGINPKDDSILLESTDSPYVNYIVVRAENENDPTIKKFVEAYQSDEVRQFIEEEFKGSVIPSW, from the coding sequence ATGAAAAAGAAAAATAAATTTTTAGTAGGTTTAGCAAGTTTAACATTAGTAGCAGCGCTAGCAGGCTGTGGCTCTAAAGAAGATAGTAAAGGCCAAGCAGAGGCAATTGATGAAAAGAAAATCGTCGTAGGTGTCACTTCTGGTCCACATGAGCAAATTGCAGAAGTAGCAGCTAAAGTAGCAAAAGAAAAAGGGCTAGAAGTAGAGCTAAAATCATTTTCTGACTATGTTTTACCTAATACTTCCTTAGCTGAAGGTGATCTTGATGCGAACAGCTATCAACACGAACCTTTCCTCGATACATTTAATAAAGATCATGATACAGATTTAGTCCCAGTGGGCAAAACGATTTTGAATCCAATGGGTATCTACTCTGAAAAATATAAATCCTTTGATGACATTCCGGATGGTGCAACGTTTGGCCTACCAAATGACCCAACGAATGGAGCACGTGCCCTCTTTGTTTTACAAGAAGCTGGCTATATTAAGCTAAAAGATGGCGCAGACTTAACAGCCTCGATCCGTGATGTAGAAGAAAACAAAAAGAATTTAAAATTCATTGAATTAGAAGCAGCTCAAATTCCTAAACAGCTTAGTGAAGTAGATGTAGCAGCTATAAATACAAACTTCGCATTAGAAGCTGGCATTAACCCTAAAGACGACTCTATTTTATTGGAATCTACTGACTCTCCATACGTGAACTACATTGTCGTACGCGCTGAAAATGAAAATGACCCAACAATTAAAAAGTTCGTTGAGGCTTACCAATCTGATGAAGTACGTCAATTCATCGAAGAAGAATTCAAAGGTTCAGTAATCCCTAGCTGGTAA